Proteins found in one Anaerolineales bacterium genomic segment:
- the ppk2 gene encoding polyphosphate kinase 2, with product MGKNKDKKKGKKGKSKENPEKSALQAVPGADTSTAQPGSIGDPQPPMSRKEFEKEMETLQVELVKLQEWVRVSGAKICVLFEGRDTAGKGGVIKRITERVSPRIFRVVALGTPTDREKSQMYFQRYMPYLPAAGEVVLFDRSWYNRAGVERVMGFATHEQVEKFLNLTPLVERAIIDSGIYLIKYWLEVDMDEQAKRFKERDQDYRKIWKLSPMDVQAQARWYDYSRARDAMFVATDTPECPWYVVPSNDQRRARLNCITHFLSLIPYEEVPREPIKFPKRQAKGDYKEPDYPYRYVPSKF from the coding sequence ATGGGAAAAAACAAGGACAAGAAAAAAGGGAAAAAGGGCAAAAGTAAGGAAAACCCCGAAAAATCAGCCCTACAGGCCGTTCCTGGAGCAGATACCTCTACTGCTCAGCCCGGATCTATCGGCGACCCCCAACCTCCGATGAGCCGCAAAGAGTTCGAAAAGGAGATGGAAACGCTCCAGGTCGAGCTGGTTAAGCTACAGGAATGGGTTAGGGTTAGTGGCGCAAAGATTTGCGTACTGTTCGAGGGCCGCGACACGGCCGGTAAGGGTGGCGTGATTAAACGCATCACCGAGCGGGTCAGCCCGCGCATCTTCCGGGTAGTGGCTCTGGGAACCCCAACCGACCGCGAGAAATCACAAATGTACTTTCAGCGCTACATGCCTTATTTGCCAGCCGCAGGCGAGGTCGTGTTGTTTGATCGCAGTTGGTACAATCGGGCGGGAGTCGAGCGAGTGATGGGCTTTGCCACCCATGAACAAGTAGAAAAATTTCTAAATTTGACACCCTTGGTTGAGAGAGCCATCATCGATTCTGGTATCTACCTTATTAAATACTGGCTCGAGGTGGACATGGATGAGCAGGCGAAACGCTTCAAAGAGCGTGATCAAGATTACCGCAAAATCTGGAAGCTCAGCCCGATGGATGTGCAAGCTCAGGCGCGTTGGTACGATTATTCACGAGCGCGTGATGCCATGTTCGTTGCTACCGATACCCCTGAATGCCCCTGGTATGTGGTCCCCTCCAATGACCAGCGCCGGGCGCGCTTGAACTGCATCACGCATTTTCTGAGCCTGATCCCTTATGAAGAAGTACCACGTGAGCCGATCAAGTTCCCCAAGCGCCAGGCCAAAGGTGATTACAAGGAACCCGATTATCCCTACCGCTATGTTCCCTCAAAATTCTAA
- a CDS encoding ZIP family zinc transporter, with protein MGFGAGALLSAIAYELVPESALGGGRMAVAFLIGALTFFGADWLIDRGGGKDRKDITGGNIGSGSAIFIGTLLDNIPESIILGMSLAVGGSINVAFLAAVFVSNLPEGVAGTVNMEAAGRSRRNIFWMWFVLVVISAIFAGVGYAVITLLPAASGRFAQAFAAGAMLTMLADAMMPEAFEHGGKLVGILTVMGFLVASVLSFAN; from the coding sequence ATGGGGTTTGGTGCTGGTGCACTGCTGAGTGCCATAGCCTATGAGCTGGTCCCCGAGTCAGCCCTGGGTGGAGGAAGAATGGCTGTCGCGTTCCTGATCGGTGCCCTCACCTTCTTTGGCGCTGACTGGCTCATCGACCGGGGGGGCGGTAAGGATCGCAAGGATATCACAGGTGGGAACATCGGATCAGGCTCAGCGATATTCATCGGCACCTTGCTGGACAATATCCCTGAGTCGATCATTCTCGGGATGAGCCTTGCGGTTGGTGGTTCGATCAATGTTGCATTCCTGGCGGCAGTGTTCGTATCCAACTTGCCAGAAGGTGTGGCTGGCACGGTTAATATGGAAGCGGCCGGTCGTTCACGGCGCAATATCTTCTGGATGTGGTTCGTGTTAGTGGTCATCTCAGCTATTTTTGCTGGCGTCGGATACGCTGTCATCACTTTGCTACCCGCTGCCAGTGGCAGGTTTGCCCAGGCATTTGCAGCTGGGGCGATGCTGACCATGTTGGCAGATGCCATGATGCCAGAAGCATTCGAGCACGGTGGAAAGCTGGTAGGCATCCTGACCGTGATGGGCTTTTTAGTCGCATCAGTTTTATCATTCGCAAATTGA
- a CDS encoding ATPase: MTDKPENQSKWYTLTSEKVASELQVDPAKGLSAAEAKQRVQKYGPNKLAGKKKEPGWRAFLRQYKDFMQIILLGAAVVNQIVIHQWNTTIVLIGLTVFNAILGLNQESKAEASLAALEKMMKNIARVRRDGQAIEVDAEELVPGDIVLMEAGNRVPADGRLFVTATLEIEEAALTGESVASSKDTETIAKADAPLGDRHCMAYMNTSVTRGRGEMIVTTTGMQTEMGNIADLLNKTEADKTPLQKQLDKLTIVIAGLAALAFIAMVFLLLQQGLEFSAIFTAGIALAISAIPTGMPAVVTTMYSMGTRVLAGQNAIVKRLPSVETLGSVSAICSDKTGTLTLNKMTAVEFSLPGQNRYSVTGEGYGTKGELLLTRGVAAGEPWKKGTAPYITDGQILSAGGSKIDLDEVMLPMALCADARLDGENLIGDPTEGALIVLAEKGGIHVDSAREMYPRVAEIPFDSDYKFMGTFHNMKNAQGKPVVRCFVKGAPDVLIARGGSYWLPGGEVQPITDETRPLALKENDRMAAAGERVMVVARRDFDPQTFDPKGNLIELVKDLTLIAMIGIVDPPRAEARDAIAKCHSAGIQVRMITGDHAVTAAAIGHQLGIEGEALTGAQFAAMPDEELLGKLDDIGVIARVAPEDKIRLVRLLQKKQNIVAMTGDGVNDAPALKKADIGVAMGITGTEVSKEAAVMILTDDNFATIVKAVEYGRAIYDNLFKYIRFQMSALAAFIISYLGAAIFAIMGGTPFTAVLVLWINFLVQVPIAMALGFDSPSPGLMDRKPRPLSQPVLSNGQWVRIAFMGLLIAVGTLAVETYYDGVNTALAATMGFVVFGMFNVAIGLSCRSETGTIFSRNNLTDHRQLELYGLSLLALFLPTQMNFGERMGLVALSGSQWLFCIGLAIVLILVDEVVKLILRKAHK; this comes from the coding sequence ATGACCGATAAACCTGAAAATCAATCAAAATGGTACACCCTGACCTCCGAGAAAGTCGCTAGCGAGCTTCAAGTCGATCCTGCCAAAGGGCTGAGCGCCGCTGAGGCAAAACAGCGCGTTCAGAAGTACGGGCCTAATAAGCTGGCCGGCAAGAAAAAGGAGCCTGGTTGGCGGGCATTCTTACGTCAATATAAAGACTTTATGCAGATCATCCTGCTTGGAGCTGCGGTTGTCAATCAGATTGTGATTCACCAGTGGAACACCACCATCGTCTTGATCGGCCTGACCGTCTTCAACGCCATCCTGGGGCTGAACCAGGAATCAAAAGCCGAGGCCAGCCTCGCCGCATTGGAAAAGATGATGAAGAATATCGCCCGCGTACGTCGCGATGGGCAGGCAATCGAAGTCGATGCCGAGGAGCTGGTACCCGGTGATATCGTCTTGATGGAGGCCGGCAACCGAGTGCCAGCAGATGGGCGCTTGTTTGTGACCGCCACCCTCGAGATTGAGGAGGCTGCCCTCACCGGCGAAAGCGTCGCCTCTTCCAAAGACACCGAGACCATTGCAAAGGCCGATGCTCCCCTGGGCGACCGGCATTGCATGGCTTACATGAACACCTCGGTCACGCGTGGGCGTGGCGAGATGATCGTGACGACAACCGGCATGCAGACCGAGATGGGTAATATTGCTGACCTGCTGAACAAAACCGAAGCCGACAAGACACCCCTTCAAAAACAGCTGGACAAACTGACGATCGTAATCGCTGGGTTAGCTGCCCTGGCTTTTATCGCCATGGTTTTCCTACTCCTTCAACAGGGTCTTGAATTTTCTGCTATCTTCACGGCCGGGATAGCCCTGGCGATTTCAGCCATCCCAACTGGTATGCCCGCCGTAGTCACCACCATGTACTCGATGGGCACGCGTGTGCTTGCCGGCCAGAATGCGATTGTCAAACGTCTGCCTTCTGTGGAAACGCTGGGCTCTGTTTCGGCGATTTGCTCGGATAAGACCGGCACGCTCACCTTGAACAAGATGACTGCTGTCGAGTTTAGCCTGCCTGGTCAGAACCGCTACAGTGTGACCGGTGAAGGGTATGGTACTAAAGGAGAGCTACTATTAACCCGGGGTGTGGCAGCTGGTGAACCCTGGAAGAAAGGTACCGCGCCATACATAACGGACGGACAGATCCTGAGCGCTGGCGGATCGAAGATTGACCTGGACGAAGTGATGTTACCCATGGCCCTCTGCGCTGATGCACGCCTGGATGGTGAGAACCTGATCGGTGACCCAACGGAAGGTGCCTTGATCGTCCTGGCTGAGAAAGGCGGTATCCATGTCGATAGTGCCCGTGAGATGTATCCCCGGGTAGCTGAAATCCCGTTTGACTCCGATTACAAGTTTATGGGTACTTTCCATAACATGAAGAACGCTCAAGGCAAACCGGTGGTGCGCTGTTTCGTTAAAGGTGCGCCAGACGTGTTGATCGCCCGGGGTGGATCATACTGGTTGCCAGGTGGCGAGGTGCAGCCCATTACGGATGAGACCCGACCTTTGGCTCTTAAGGAAAATGACCGAATGGCTGCTGCTGGTGAACGCGTCATGGTGGTTGCTCGTCGTGACTTCGATCCGCAGACCTTTGACCCGAAAGGCAACCTGATCGAGCTGGTCAAGGACCTGACTTTGATTGCCATGATTGGTATTGTCGACCCACCCCGCGCAGAAGCCAGGGATGCTATCGCCAAATGTCATAGCGCCGGTATCCAGGTGCGCATGATCACCGGTGACCATGCTGTGACGGCGGCTGCCATCGGACATCAGCTCGGCATCGAAGGAGAAGCCCTCACCGGTGCCCAGTTTGCTGCCATGCCTGATGAAGAGCTGCTTGGCAAGCTGGACGATATCGGTGTGATCGCCCGGGTTGCTCCAGAAGATAAGATCCGTCTGGTTCGCCTGCTGCAGAAGAAGCAGAACATCGTGGCTATGACAGGTGATGGCGTCAATGATGCTCCTGCCCTCAAGAAAGCCGACATAGGTGTGGCCATGGGCATCACCGGCACAGAAGTCTCCAAGGAAGCTGCCGTGATGATTCTGACAGACGATAACTTTGCCACCATCGTCAAGGCTGTCGAGTACGGCCGGGCAATCTACGATAATCTGTTCAAGTACATCCGCTTCCAAATGAGTGCCCTGGCGGCATTTATTATCAGCTATCTGGGCGCGGCTATCTTCGCCATCATGGGCGGCACACCGTTTACCGCGGTCCTCGTGTTGTGGATCAACTTCCTGGTGCAGGTGCCCATCGCCATGGCTTTGGGCTTTGACAGTCCCTCACCGGGTTTGATGGACCGTAAACCCCGCCCGCTATCGCAACCGGTTCTTAGCAATGGTCAGTGGGTGCGGATCGCCTTTATGGGTCTGCTCATTGCCGTTGGTACACTTGCGGTTGAGACGTATTACGATGGTGTGAACACGGCTTTGGCAGCTACCATGGGATTTGTTGTGTTTGGCATGTTCAATGTTGCCATAGGTCTCAGCTGCCGCTCTGAAACCGGCACAATTTTCAGCCGCAATAACCTGACGGATCACCGCCAGCTTGAGCTGTACGGCTTATCCTTGCTGGCCCTGTTCCTGCCTACCCAGATGAACTTCGGTGAACGAATGGGCTTGGTCGCTTTATCCGGAAGCCAGTGGCTGTTTTGCATTGGTTTGGCGATTGTGCTCATCCTGGTTGATGAGGTAGTCAAACTAATTTTGCGTAAGGCGCACAAATAA
- a CDS encoding ubiquinone biosynthesis protein UbiB: MDTGFEEYQERRPPGLFVRGFEIAGQILGLVLGGGFDFVRRKMELGEHRTIGIFFLRIFLAFTWPFLDKKIVSQPFSIQFRLRLQKLGPTYIKLGQILSLREDLLPKEITDELKNLLDRLPAVSYERFKQLIVESLDMPLNLMFRWIDPIPLGSASLAQTHRARLVTNEKVVIKALKPGVRTIIERDTRLLRFFGSFLQLFLARYQPARIINEFSAYTLREVDLRMEADNAETFAAYFKDEPEVRFPLIYRKYSSRDVLCMEYFNGIKPDQNALKKLTLEQRHQAIDLGVGAIVRMIYRDGFFHADLHPANLMIFKKPGSQEVTIGFIDLGMVGRFTRDMRKRMFYYFYSLVTGDPESAARYLTSLTIPGKGADIEGFRRAASDLYTRWLVSPNFKDFSLAQVILQSVLLAGHYQIQYPGEIILMVKALVTIEGVSHVFDPSIDIPTAARSHVRSILFQEFNPVSLVRDSALVVPEMVDVLRKSPLILSEGIKVLEANLKKPPSGPLNGVRGTLLAGFCLLAGALILANNGPWYAWAGLFLLALLLAIRS; encoded by the coding sequence ATGGATACTGGTTTCGAAGAGTATCAGGAACGACGACCTCCAGGGTTATTCGTCCGGGGTTTTGAGATCGCTGGGCAGATCCTTGGCCTGGTGCTGGGTGGTGGCTTTGATTTCGTGCGCAGGAAAATGGAGCTAGGCGAGCACCGTACGATCGGCATCTTTTTCCTGAGAATTTTCCTGGCGTTTACCTGGCCGTTTTTGGATAAGAAAATCGTCAGCCAGCCGTTTTCTATCCAATTTAGGCTACGCTTACAGAAATTAGGGCCGACATATATCAAGCTCGGCCAGATTCTCAGCCTGCGCGAGGATTTGCTGCCTAAAGAGATCACCGATGAGCTGAAAAACCTGCTGGATCGGCTCCCGGCAGTCAGTTATGAGCGATTTAAGCAGCTCATTGTTGAGAGCCTTGACATGCCCCTCAATTTGATGTTCCGCTGGATCGATCCCATTCCATTGGGTTCAGCATCCTTGGCGCAAACTCACCGCGCCAGACTGGTCACGAATGAAAAAGTCGTTATCAAAGCTTTGAAGCCCGGCGTGCGGACAATCATTGAGCGCGACACCCGCCTGTTGCGCTTTTTCGGCAGTTTCCTGCAGCTCTTTTTAGCTCGGTATCAGCCAGCCCGCATTATCAATGAATTCAGCGCCTATACGTTGCGTGAAGTTGATCTGCGCATGGAAGCGGACAATGCGGAGACTTTTGCCGCTTACTTTAAAGATGAGCCTGAGGTTCGCTTTCCGCTAATCTATCGGAAATATAGCTCACGCGATGTGTTGTGTATGGAATATTTTAATGGTATCAAGCCAGATCAGAATGCACTTAAAAAACTCACCCTCGAACAACGCCATCAGGCGATCGACTTGGGGGTAGGCGCCATAGTCCGCATGATCTACCGGGATGGCTTCTTCCATGCTGATTTACACCCTGCTAACCTGATGATATTCAAAAAACCCGGCTCTCAAGAAGTCACCATCGGGTTTATTGACCTGGGGATGGTGGGTAGGTTCACGCGGGATATGCGCAAGCGCATGTTCTATTATTTCTATTCGCTGGTTACGGGAGATCCAGAAAGTGCTGCCCGATATCTGACTTCTTTAACTATTCCCGGCAAGGGGGCGGATATTGAAGGATTTCGACGGGCTGCCTCCGACCTGTATACCCGCTGGCTGGTGAGCCCCAATTTTAAGGATTTTTCACTTGCCCAGGTGATATTGCAGTCTGTGTTGCTGGCTGGTCATTATCAGATCCAATACCCTGGTGAGATCATTCTGATGGTCAAAGCGCTGGTGACGATTGAGGGTGTCAGTCATGTTTTTGATCCTTCGATTGATATCCCCACCGCAGCCCGCAGTCATGTACGGTCGATTTTATTTCAGGAATTTAACCCCGTCAGCCTGGTGCGTGACAGTGCCCTGGTTGTTCCGGAAATGGTGGATGTGTTGAGGAAAAGCCCCTTGATCCTGTCGGAGGGCATAAAAGTATTAGAAGCAAACCTAAAAAAACCTCCTTCTGGTCCTCTGAATGGCGTGCGCGGGACACTGCTGGCAGGTTTTTGTTTGCTCGCCGGCGCCCTGATATTAGCCAACAATGGCCCCTGGTATGCCTGGGCAGGCTTGTTTTTGCTCGCATTGCTTCTCGCGATTCGTTCGTAA
- a CDS encoding poly(hydroxyalkanoate) granule-associated protein: protein MPTKPKAEAPVEPVEKGDSQMVDMVRKMMLAALGAAVIAEEEIETLINRLVERGELAEKDGKKLIHEAMDKRKNKTTNLTEDINKSINDVLQRMNIPTKADIDTLGQKIAGLSKKIDELKKSG from the coding sequence ATGCCCACGAAACCGAAAGCTGAAGCACCGGTTGAACCCGTCGAGAAAGGAGACTCTCAAATGGTGGATATGGTCCGCAAGATGATGCTGGCTGCCTTAGGCGCCGCTGTCATCGCTGAAGAAGAAATCGAAACCCTGATCAATCGCCTGGTTGAACGAGGTGAGCTGGCTGAAAAAGACGGAAAGAAGTTGATTCACGAAGCGATGGATAAGCGTAAGAATAAAACCACCAATCTGACAGAGGATATCAACAAGAGCATCAACGATGTGCTGCAACGCATGAATATCCCCACCAAAGCGGATATTGACACCCTCGGTCAGAAAATCGCAGGATTATCCAAGAAGATCGACGAGCTTAAGAAAAGTGGATAA
- a CDS encoding acyl-CoA dehydrogenase: MSDLLLTQAERNLQGEARKFARENVSRQLLLDMDLEKVHYPRQYIEQLAAHQLLGLRFPIEVGGRGLTWAEEVLVLEEIGVLGASLACLYSLPSIVGEALHVFGNPEQKQKYLQPILSGQLTVAEALTEPRGGSDFFGATATMKREGDFYILNGQKRFIVGAEGADVFLVYARSNPQDVARKAISTLLVERSERVEVQHVYGLLGTRGGGTGRVYFRDVKVPVANLIGREHGGNEIFNQMMIPERMTSAAGALGLARAALEISTRYADRRKAFGQKIREFEAVSFKIADSLTMLDAARALVHQAAREIDAAGNSGYIRRKVSEAKKFATDTAWMVVNHAMQVMGGIGYTNVYPIERLLRDARLMTIWTGTNEIMDLVIQHEYFRELLSNPSSAREVESDALNAQADGEKIYE, encoded by the coding sequence ATGAGCGATTTGTTGCTAACCCAAGCTGAGCGTAACCTGCAGGGGGAGGCGCGCAAGTTCGCCAGAGAAAACGTTTCCAGGCAGCTGTTGCTCGACATGGACCTTGAAAAGGTTCATTACCCTCGCCAATACATCGAACAGCTCGCAGCTCATCAGCTGCTTGGCCTGCGATTTCCGATTGAGGTGGGAGGCCGCGGATTGACCTGGGCGGAAGAAGTGTTGGTTTTGGAAGAGATTGGCGTTCTGGGTGCCAGCCTGGCTTGCTTATACTCTCTGCCTTCCATCGTGGGTGAGGCCCTGCACGTATTTGGCAATCCTGAACAAAAGCAGAAGTACTTGCAGCCCATCCTGTCTGGGCAGCTTACAGTGGCTGAAGCCCTCACCGAGCCTCGTGGTGGTTCTGATTTCTTCGGCGCCACGGCGACGATGAAACGCGAGGGCGATTTCTATATTTTAAACGGGCAGAAACGTTTCATTGTCGGCGCCGAAGGTGCAGATGTCTTCCTGGTTTACGCACGATCAAACCCACAGGATGTTGCCAGGAAGGCAATCAGCACGCTGTTAGTGGAGCGCAGCGAGCGCGTGGAAGTCCAGCATGTTTATGGGCTGTTGGGCACGCGGGGAGGTGGTACAGGGCGGGTGTATTTTCGCGATGTCAAAGTGCCGGTTGCCAACCTGATTGGGCGTGAGCATGGCGGCAATGAGATCTTTAACCAGATGATGATCCCCGAGCGCATGACCAGTGCAGCTGGAGCGTTGGGCCTGGCGCGCGCTGCCCTGGAAATCAGCACCCGTTATGCCGACCGCCGCAAGGCATTTGGACAGAAAATCCGCGAGTTTGAAGCGGTGAGTTTCAAGATCGCCGATAGCCTGACGATGCTGGATGCTGCCCGTGCTCTGGTTCATCAGGCTGCTCGAGAGATCGATGCCGCCGGTAATTCAGGATATATCCGCCGGAAGGTATCAGAGGCAAAGAAATTTGCCACCGATACAGCCTGGATGGTGGTCAACCACGCCATGCAGGTCATGGGCGGCATCGGTTATACAAACGTCTATCCCATCGAGCGCTTGCTCCGTGATGCCCGGTTGATGACCATCTGGACCGGAACCAATGAAATCATGGACCTGGTCATCCAGCACGAGTACTTTAGAGAACTGCTATCGAATCCTTCATCTGCCCGGGAGGTGGAGAGCGATGCCCTGAACGCACAGGCAGACGGCGAAAAAATTTACGAATGA